ATTAACGACCGCGTAACCTTCTGCTGTCCCTCCCTGCAGCCTGAAGAAGCTGTCTCTTAGCAACACGGGGCTGACGGACGCCGGCCTGGCCTCCCTGCGGGGCCTCAGGGAGCTCCAGGAGCTGTGTCTGGACCGCACGGCCGTCACCAGCCGGGGCGTTGCCGCACTCATCACCTGCCTGCCCCACCTCCAGGTAACTCCTCCCACTAGACCCACGAGTTGGGGGGAAATAGATTTCTTATGCGCCGGTTGAAATCGATCAAGCAGACAAGCACCCATCTGAAATGTGCCTTCCCCAGGTGTTGGGGTTGGCCTGCACGCGTGTGGGCGACTCGGTGGTGCGGAGGGGTCTGGTTGGCTGCAGCCAGCTGACCAAACTCAACCTCAGCCGGACACGTATCACAGACCGTGGTAGGTCCACGCCCCCCTGCCACAAAGAGTCCTCCATCTATTGAAACCACCATGCTGGTCTGAAGGCTAACGCTGCATCCTCCACAGGTCTGAAGCTCCTCAGACACATGCACCTGGCACAGGTGAACCTGGACGGCACCGGCGTGACCATGTCCGGCATCCAATCACTGAAAAACATCAGCAGCGTCCGCGCCAGCAACACGCGCGCTATCGCCCCCGACGACGTCTCCGACGACGACCAATCCCTGTGAGGGCCATGGGGCGTCAGTCCTGGCTCTCATTGGTCTAGATGAACCCTACTGCACCACATATTTAAATGCAAACGTTAAAGGAACCCTTTGAAGGTTGAGACCGGCGTTCTGTAAATTCTTATCAACATAACGAGATGACCACAACCAATCACTTATCGGCGGACTAATTAGCTTTGGTGATTAATTAGGCTAATGAGTGAGCAGGGGACTTGACTTGCTTTTATATGCAATTAAAGAATGTATTCTGTGATCCATAAAAGGATTCCTCTAGCATATTTTGCAACAGTACAAAGTCTAGACCAGGAAGGTTATCTTATCTGCTGCTGGAGGACAAGGAGCAGGAACAACTGGTTACGTCAAGTATAAAATAGATCCTCTGGTGTTAAGACTTTAGAACTGCACTGTATAAGCAGCAGCCTGGCACCAACCCTTGGCCATGAGGAGTACTGCGCTTGAATCAACGGGGCAGTTTAAAATGTACTCCACATGCGTGTTACAACTTCCCATATTTAACCCCTCCCGTCTGCAGCTTAAGGGTATAGAAACAGATGGGGCATCATCTGTCCATACAGAGTCTGAATAACCGGTATACATGTAGTCAGAACGCCTAGCCAAATCAAACAGCAACCTAGTATTACAAAGCACCAAATTAAAACATGTCTTCAATACTTAATTTCTCCTTTCTAATGTTTACAGCTTATATCAAAGCAGATGACATGTTTGGGAGGAAAATGAATGTTAATCTGAAATGAATAGCGATGAGGTTAGCAGTACACATGTACACCCCCAGAGCAAAAACTCACAACCAACGTTTTTAATGCCGTTTACAGAATTGTTGTAAACTATACTTTATTTTCAGAAAATGGTTATTTTTGGATGCGACCACTGTTCGGGTACACTTACAAATAGAGCATAATGTGGAATGAATAAAGTCTGCATTTAAATCGGATGTGTTGATTCAAGAATCCATTAACTGAACATAATGTCCAATTGCAAATTCTGTTACGTTTTTATTTCTGACAAACCTTTATTGCATCATTTACAATGTTAAATAAGGCATAACTGCTGTTTCAtcgaagaaaaaataataaaaagaagacAACTGTTAAGAATCATTAAATGACCTTAAAGCCACTCCATACTTCAGGGAAAACCAATCATTTTCTATTAGGACAGCACAATGGAATGTGTTCCAAAATGCACTGCGATGCTTCTGGTGAACCAGAACCATAGTGCAGCTTGAGGTGTGGAAGTCCCATGTCGAACTGAAAGGGTAATATTAGGATGTATGACAGACGTGCCTGTGATCACGATGCTTCTTTTACAGTACTGAAACATCGACCCGGCCCAGCCTCGCCCACCCATGATGCACCACGGGTGGGCGAGGCTAGTGGATatgatggtggtgttgtgggGGACGGAGATGTGTTAGATATCATGCTGTTGCTTCTCAATATTGGACTTGAGGTGCTCCTTGTAGGCCAGAATGTCCCTGTTCCACTTGGTGATGGTCTGCTTCTCACACACCCAGATCTCCTGAGCCACCTagacaggaagatacaaaacaATTAACCCCTTTACTTAGAGAAACGCAACCAAACAACTTTGTTTCAAGACTTGACGAAGCAGAGCAAAAATTTATTCATTTCTGGTTTAATTAACTGACCGGGTATACATCTTGTCCAACAATTTTAGGCTAGGTCATATAGTTTTAAACAGAAGCCGACAGCATTGGCTTCTGTTGCAGTACATCACAACCAAAGTTAGTTGTGTAATTTAACCATTAGTTCACACCTCATTGTTGTGAAATGTAAAGCGGTAGGAGAGGATGTCCTTCCTATTGTGACTCAGTTACATTAACGGTGAGTCATAGGGGGCAGTCAGCAAGTTACTGACGTCACtcaaacttaaccatctctacccTTACCACCCCTAACCTAAACCAAATCTAACCCATTAGCCATCACTAAACTAATGGTTAGAAATGGTTTGGTTTAGGTTAACCTTAACAGTTCTAGGATAGGGTGGCCGAGAGTCCACTATGTCTTTCCTGTCAATGTTCATGTCCAATTAAGCAAAAACACTTCTAACCCAACAACAAAACCATCTGACCTTCTACCTAAAATAACCATCTCTTAACCTATAGCTAAACATAACCATCTCTTAACCAATACCTAAACTTAACAATCTGACCTTCTACCTAAACCTAACCATCTCTTACGACGAGCGATAAAAAAGGCAAAGGGTACTTcaaatgcatcatgggagaccAGGTACCGTACCTGCTGAATAAGCCTGAAGTCGTGGCTAACCAGCATGGTGCCTCCTTCGAAGTCGTTGATGGCGTCTGCGAGGGCATCGATGGTCTCGATGTCCAAGTGATTGGTAGGCTCGTCCAGgaagagcaggtgggggttCTGCATGGCCAGCCAGGCGAAGGACACACGGCACTTCTGGCCGTCCGACAGGTTCTCGATGGGGCTCGTctggacacacaaccacaagtCTTAGCCCCAGACCTTTCGGATTGGTGTAAACTACTGATTTCAGCGTGGGAGTCCCCGGGGATTGTGACATTTATAATATGTCTATATTTTATGGTTCCTTTCTTTTCAATTTTTGAAGGGGAAAAGTTGCTTTATGTGAAAACAGCCGAGTGATCCGTAGCCAACAGTTTGGGGAACCATTATAGTGTTGGTGTCTGAGGCGTGTCTCTCAATTCTCGATGGTTACCTGCTGCTTGGCCTGTCGTGATatgcaataaatcaattaattgcGCGATAAATTAAAATGAGCGATAATTTTTTGCCGGCCGCAATAATTTACATTCgcactcttttttttaaatcattgctttattggcctaatctgagaagaaatctatgccataaacagaaatattataggcctttattacacgggtcttctcaatgccgtggaacgctccgttcacttgcatagatagtccggtaacttgtcaaccccagcgtcttcgtttgctaagcaacgtcaacgtctttgaaggactatttctctgctgatcaacactacgaatgctgctaacgaataaattgtaaaaagacacaccatgtgaagtttttttttcatcttggcaagtagccttgtaataagcgggatgatGTAGTATAGAACGTCACCGGTCATTAtctaaaataagccccttcagggtgaagcaagacacctccgctgcgcgtcggtcgcctgttcgccctgtctgggcttattttcccgatagtgaccggcgttctatgcattatatatatttagcagggtaggcctaagtaacaaatgtcgggttgaaatcgggctccggctcataattacagggcaCAACGAGTAAACCCCCTCGTCAAGTGTCAGTAGCCGCGTTGACATGGACACATCatgatcatgtatacgcctcattcggaatacaattatctgttcggcatagattctatgccgaatagaagaggtggtgtagtccgttttaatcgccatgtatggacttattccgaatagattggggtttaacttggagcagccgcagtagttcgcaattggtccactgagctccgtcggtacttttaagcacaccgaacttcaccgctgtcaaggaaagtggatttattgcctgattcacgtctttgttatcactccgtaaaagtagtccggtaagcgtgtccggttgctaagcgacgggacatgggtgtttattaatgacgtgttcgcgtatcgtagtgtccgcgcgcgtccgaggtaactgtaaatgagtaggctactagtagtacttttgcaggctgaacgttaaaatacttcttaacttagagatggcagctgcagtagttcgcaaatggaccttcgaggattcctggtcactaaattcctgtaagaccactctctcccaccagtcttggctgcagactcgcatccaaattcctcttgtttgcggcggagcttaaggtaaatataaagatctgacgagaaattgacgttgctgcgctgtccttcttaattgaaggagcaggcagagaaaagccctctcctgctgtgctttcattaaattctaatttaaaatccccgatagtgataagacatccattatgttgccgccggtccagagatgtgtcaggtgtgcgcgagagacagaacggacacttttgttactgccatgtatacagtagcctacattcggaacacattttaggaacagatctatgcggatcagatgcgtatcagatgtgccatgtaaacgcggctactaaCTTGTTGCATTGTCTGTGTGGGAGGCGGAGTCCTGGCGCAATCGTGTTTACATcctttttatttagtgtttcaattttatttattgtttttggtggcgtttggtttttattcaagagcattttttgttaataatagattgttgttttgttaatttattctggatattttaaatgtcttccagacgtccagttccagtgttctttaaaaataaaggtttattgatcttcgaaagggtgtactttatcattatattagttgAAAAACGGCAATATTATCGCTTATCGCAATAATTCCTGGGGCAATTAATCGCCCAGAAAAATTTGTTATCGTGACAGGCCTACCTGCTGCTTGCCCGTGAGGCCGTAGCGTCCGATGatcttcctcatctcctcccgctctttgaagtctgggtaGCACTTCATCATGTAGTCCAGAGGAGACAGGTCCAGCTCCAGCTGTTCTGTGAGATGCTGAGGGACCGACACAGGGAGAGACTCAGAAGGACGGCTACAACCATGCTACATCGACACCCTTCTGACACCACCTCTAGGCCTGCTTTCCTCCCCACTCAGTCTGGGGAACATTTTAACTTCAGACCCTTCATCCTCCTCATTTTCTCAGTTGGTACCCATTACACTGTTTGTGCTTGGTCTTATGCAATACAAAATAATGTGGCCAGTAACAATCAGGATGTTAGTCAATAAGGTCTCCTACCTGATGGTACCTGCCGATCTTCACATGGGAGTTTTTCCGGATCATCCCATCTGTGGGAAGCAGCTGCAGAGGAACAACAACCAGGTTCAACAGAGCAGACACCACAGTGTTTGGATCCCTTTGGATGCGATGGTTTCGACTGATTCAAAGTTGAGAATCTAAAATCGTTCTAGTGGATACGTCCCATGACTGCATTCTCATCCGTTTACGATGTCTCTGCATTTGCCCGGATATGGTCAACATTGGGATGAGGGATAACGGCGATGCCCATAAAACGTAACAGACCAGATAATGGGTGGGGGCGTTGCTTACCTCTCCCATGAGGAGCTTGAGCAGGGTGGACTTCCCCGCGCCGTTGGGTCCCACCAGGGCCACCCGTGTGTCCAGGTCGATACCAAACTCCAGGTTCTTATAAATGTGTGGCTGAAGAGGAGACGTGTACAGGTTAAACACTGAAAACCACAGAAACAATGCTGGAACGGAATTGACAAACCATgatacagagatggagagagtgagcgggagacagatggagaggcagaagagggtgagagacagattATCTTACCGAGTTGTCACTGTATCTGAAGCTCACGTTCTGAACCATAATTACAGGAGGAGGGATTGTCCCACAGGCAGGAAAACTAAATGACAGCGTCTGTAGGAGAGACACAGGAGTCAGCTTCTACTGTAGAAATATGAACCAGACCAAAACAAACTGGTGATACTGTGTGAATTTTAAGAGGAAGAGCTTCTCACCTTGTCGCTGACCACCTTCTCAGTCAAGCCGGAGGCCACCATCTTCTGCAGAGTCTTCTCTTTACTCTGGGCTTGCCGGGCCAGTTTGGCAGAGCCGTGACCAAACCGGGCGATGTAGttctacacaacacacagaagtAACGGTCAAACTACAGACAGGTAGCAGAGCCATATTTGAAGAATTCACCAAAGAAACATTTAACCAATTAAAAGTGAATCAACTCACCACAAGCTATGATGAATTAAAACAGCATGAGCTAATAAAGGCAATTAAAAGTTTGAATTCCTATCTAATGCTAAATCTGTTCTGTGGATGTGACCATCAAGCAGCTCCGAATTTAAAGTAAATGTGTTTTAATTGCTTAATAGTTGGAGTAGGTAATAGGAGGTGCAGTACATGGCCCCCACCACACGGGGTGCCCCTCCTACCTTCATGTGTGTTATCTGGTCCTGCTCCCAGTTGAAGCGTTTCATCtggttctcctccagctcctccctggTCTTCATGTACTGGTCGTAGTTACCCTggcaacacaaatacaaaacattctTATGCCGTTGCACAGTGTCAGAGGAAAGGCCTCAAAAGGCCACGCATGTATAGAGTAGAAAGGGTGCAGATCTCATTACAACTTGTTTTCTGGAGGGGATCCACAATATCAACCTTTATCAAAACATCTGCTCTAACAAACACGGCCATCAATAGTggcataaaataaatattagtgAATCACTCAACGTTATTCACCTATTTTACAgaaccacacatccacaaagcagcactacatattaattatctGAAATGGGCAGAGGTATAACGGCACAGTCAGATTTACAACAGTTCAGACCACTGAAGGACATAAACAAACCCTTTAAAAATTGATCAGTTTATGTGCCGTTTCAAGTGTCTTCTCCTATCAAATTATGCATTTATAAATTACCTGTTTTTTCAGAAGTTGTAGGCCCCACCCCCTATGTGAAACCATACTACCCGAGGGCGGGCTTTTCCTTTATGAAGCAGGAAATACTTACGGTGTAGTATTTGAGTTTCCTCTGGTTCAGGTGCATGATGTTGGTGCACACACCGTTGAGGAAGTCCTGGGAGTGGGATATGAGCACCAGGATACGTTTGAacctttcaaaataagagcagaACAGAGGGAATCATATTAGACATGTAGGAGATAATATTCATAACATAATCTAGAGCTGTGATAAAGATATGGTAGGTTTGATGTTGAGGGGACCTGTACTGTCAAGGTGTGTGGTTTAGAGAGACCTGTACTATCCAGTGTCGTGTGTTGTAGCTGGACCTGTGATGTAGAGAGGTGCGTTAAAGAGGTGTGGTTTAGATGGACCGGTACTATCCAGTGTCGTGTGTTGTAGCTGGACCTGTGATGTAGAGAGGTGCGTTAAAGAGGTGTGGTTTAGATGGACCGGTACTATCCAGTGTCGTGTGGTTTAGATGGACCTGTACTGTCCAGAGGTGCGTCATAGGGGAGGAGTGGTTTAGATGTGCCTGTACTGTCCAGAGTAGGGAGGGGCATGATTAATCAACGATCGACTAAATGATCATTAAGAAATTCTTTGATCACGTACATTTATCATCAACAAAACTAATgctaaaaaaatacacaattttcattgcattttgaatgtagcatataaatagttaattttaatataaaaatattaatgagTAATCAAAGACAGGTTGTGGTTTAGAGACGAATGTGTGGTTTAGATGGACCTGTGCTCTCCAGAGATGTGGTTTAGAGAGACCTGTAGCATCCAGAGGATAAGTGTGATATAGCGCTGCTGTAGCTCTGTGGTTCAGAGGGACTTACGTCttgagctcctcctccagccacaCGCAGGCATCCAGGTCCAGATGGTTGGTCGGCTCATCCAGCAACAACATGAAGGGCTTGATGAACAGAGCTCTGGGAGAGGGacacaaagacaaagctttAGAAACCTGTAGTCTTGTGTTTTGCACCCTGCCTTGGAGATACACTGTCAATACTGCTACATTATTGATCCATTTTCTGTGTATTCCCACCTTGCGAGAGCGACCCTCATCCTCCAGCCTCCACTGAAGTCCTTGAGTTTCTGGTTCTGCATGGCGGAGGTGAAGCCCAGGCCGTGGAGGATACGGGAGGCGCGCACAGCAGCCTTGTCCGCGTCCAACTCCTCCAGACGCTCGTACAGCACCATCAGCTTCTCACACTCAGCTGGAGGAGGGATTAAAGGCCTTGTTAGCCAATCACGTCTTATCCATGGTCTGTTCACCAATCCCGGGTAATCTACCCATTACGCAAGTAGGGTTTTGGCTAACTCAGTTGTGAGGCGGAAAAAGGTTTGTGGACGATAAAAAATACCAAAAGACCTTAGTCTATAGTTTAGCCTGCTGTACTTTGGCCATTTCATTATACCATACAATTGGGGTTACCATCATATGCTATACAGAGGGATAGGGACAtccaattgtatttttttttactatgcCATTTTGACAGATGAGCCCAAGTTAGGAAGCCCTCAACACAAGGACTTCCTGAA
This is a stretch of genomic DNA from Gadus macrocephalus chromosome 23, ASM3116895v1. It encodes these proteins:
- the LOC132452238 gene encoding ATP-binding cassette sub-family F member 2-like; the encoded protein is MPSDLAKKKAQKKKEAAKARNRPKKADELDGEGDGEAAEGHTNGTDSVMDGLCKHIDECELKKAEFRATTGVLSSHPNSTDVHISSMSLTFHGQELLSDTTLELNSGRRYGLIGLNGTGKSMLLSSIGMREVPIPEHIDIYHLTREMSPSEKTALQCVMEVDEQRIMLEKEAERLASEDSECEKLMVLYERLEELDADKAAVRASRILHGLGFTSAMQNQKLKDFSGGWRMRVALARALFIKPFMLLLDEPTNHLDLDACVWLEEELKTFKRILVLISHSQDFLNGVCTNIMHLNQRKLKYYTGNYDQYMKTREELEENQMKRFNWEQDQITHMKNYIARFGHGSAKLARQAQSKEKTLQKMVASGLTEKVVSDKTLSFSFPACGTIPPPVIMVQNVSFRYSDNSPHIYKNLEFGIDLDTRVALVGPNGAGKSTLLKLLMGELLPTDGMIRKNSHVKIGRYHQHLTEQLELDLSPLDYMMKCYPDFKEREEMRKIIGRYGLTGKQQTSPIENLSDGQKCRVSFAWLAMQNPHLLFLDEPTNHLDIETIDALADAINDFEGGTMLVSHDFRLIQQVAQEIWVCEKQTITKWNRDILAYKEHLKSNIEKQQHDI